From the genome of Vicia villosa cultivar HV-30 ecotype Madison, WI linkage group LG2, Vvil1.0, whole genome shotgun sequence, one region includes:
- the LOC131651989 gene encoding protein S-acyltransferase 10, with the protein MTAVDQTMNICFRSFPCLSDPAQRSSSCLKLVLLLTHLIYAGVLFLFDGDLVEKTKREPWFTALYLLLFVVTLGQYYAISVSNPGYVVDVMKNFNKKNVVHKKTPETTNQPASSKNGSVVISIEGSQSGKNVAGSNATHWSKLVSELYPPGSTVRTWTCTYCNVEQPPRAKHCHDCDKCVLQFDHHCVWLGNCIGQGNHCQFWWYLCEETAVCIWTGFLYLSHLMAHITMVWWQDAIMILLLIALSISLIFLLLLLLFHSYLILTNQTTYELVRRRRISYLRGIPERVHPFSKGVCRNIYSFCCSYRFEPIPTPQEIEEKSRQYTCSDVATCRCC; encoded by the exons ATGACCGCCGTCGATCAAACAATGAATATCTGCTTCCGTAGTTTTCCCTGCCTTTCTGATCCCG CTCAAAGGTCTTCGTCGTGCTTGAAGCTGGTCTTGCTCTTGACTCATCTGATTTATGCCGGTGTTCTTTTCTTATTTGATGGAGATTTGGTTGAGAAGACTAAGAGAGAACCGTG gttcaCTGCTTTATACTTGCTGCTGTTTGTTGTTACATTAGGACAATACTATGCTATATCTGTTTCCAATCCAGG TTATGTTGTTGATGTCATGAAGAACTTTAATAAGAAAAACGTAGTACACAAAAAGACACCGGAAACAACAAA TCAACCAGCTTCAAGCAAAAATGGAAGTGTTGTAATTTCCATCGAGGGGAGTCAGTCTGGAAAAAATGTTGCAGGAAGTAATGCAACACATTGGTCAAAGTTGGTGTCCGAATTGTATCCTCCTGGATCAACAGTCAG AACATGGACGTGCACCTACTGCAATGTGGAGCAG CCTCCACGGGCAAAGCATTGTCATGATTGTGACAAATGTGTTCTTCAGTTTGATCATCACTGTGTTTGGCTTGGAAATTGCATTGGCCAGGGTAATCATTGCCAATTTTG GTGGTACCTTTGTGAAGAGACGGCAGTGTGCATCTGGACTGGCTTCTTGTATCTTTCACACCTGATGGCTCACATTACAATGGTTTG GTGGCAGGATGCCATAATGATACTACTCTTGATCGCTCTGTCAATTTCACTTATTTTTCTGCTTCTCCTACTGCTGTTTCATAG TTATCTAATTCTGACCAATCAGACTACCTATGAACTTGTAAGGAGAAGACGGATTTCTTATCTAAG GGGAATTCCAGAAAGAGTGCACCCTTTTAGTAAAGGAGTTTGCAGAAATATATACAGCTTCTGCTGCTCATACCGTTTTGAACCAATACCTACACCGCAAGAGATAGAGGAAAAGTCAAGGCAATACACATGCTCTGATGTGGCAACTTGCCGGTGTTGCTGA